In Daucus carota subsp. sativus chromosome 4, DH1 v3.0, whole genome shotgun sequence, one DNA window encodes the following:
- the LOC108218334 gene encoding uncharacterized protein LOC108218334 → MSSSATIVNDRKHATGRLQGTQRQLPVNQSLPSADVDRVAAAATRQRTPSTPDVEQGTGTTNARCPSQRKRQPPITAAEPGTGAENMRRTKQRATPTAAVQSSTGTEISRVPSQMRTHTPIVAVEPGTSAGNTRRTKQRTTPTAAVQLGNGTANSRQPSQRRTAAPIAAVEPSTGADNMRRAKKRTTATTAVQSGRRERNSTHKRAKSSPRMTDEEEGDAEEDNNRPKRQPIFERDLTPEQRDIPDTELLHRLGYHLSAYARAGLGPPTQNLNYRGAWRIAIELYNEANDQYKELFNAAGFEDFLKIKPVDVPVAYNLALTERWFSETNTLHLPCCEIGATPVDWTMITGLRFEGHRIKFSSKFTIERALDLLGKPEAKRDGKINLKSIKPEPEEIRDEPATYDEKKKIFRRLFLYVVGSCFFNNNRSVISHHFVKFLIRIHEVGSYDWGSITFATFLAGMRRKVTGEIGALTGFWQFLPFWAFEYLDVSRPEHHDADVFPRARRWICPKGSTNNESTQFLANRCKLNFVEESQVTWQPYLSSAIYGSDVLMYSLFLSKRRVPFQGIGTWEYYLGERCRRQLGFRCQVPNDPPQMMHGPKDRPEDVRAVTLVKVGLDYASWFANNSIGNILNVTRSLGGPEIAGKVIDQWLAKHQPNLILVEQSQYEKIKEDRNALEEECAKLREELSRARGKSTDV, encoded by the exons ACAAATGCTAGGTGTCCAAGTCAAAGGAAGAGACAGCCCCCTATAACAGCTGCAGAACCAGGTACAGGTGCAGAAAATATGAGGCGTACGAAGCAGAGGGCAACCCCCACAGCAGCTGTACAATCAAGTACTGGTACAGAAATTTCTAGAGTTCCAAGTCAAATGAGAACACACACCCCTATAGTGGCTGTAGAACCAGGTACAAGTGCAGGTAATACGAGGCGTACAAAGCAGAGGACAACCCCCACAGCAGCTGTACAACTAGGTAATGGTACAGCAAATTCTAGGCAACCAAGTCAAAGGAGGACAGCCGCCCCTATAGCAGCTGTAGAACCGAGTACAGGTGCAGACAATATGAGGCGTGCCAAGAAGAGGACAACCGCCACAACAGCTGTACAATCAGGTAGAAGGGAAAGAAATTCTACACATAAAAGGGCAAAGAGTAGCCCCCGtatgactgatgaagaagagGGTGATGCTGAGGAGGACAATAATAGGCCAAAGAGGCAGCCGATTTTTGAGCGTGACCTGACACCGGAACAGAGGGACATTCCGGACACCGAACTTCTCCATCGTTTAGGATATCACCTCTCTGCATATGCGAGAGCTGGACTG GGTCCCCCTACCCAAAATCTTAACTATCGAGGTGCTTGGCGTATTGCAATAGAACTGTATAATGAAGCAAATGATCAGTACAAGGAACTTTTTAACGCAGCTGGTTTTGAAGATTTTCTCAAAATCAAACCAGTGGACGTTCCCGTTGCATACAATTTGGCCTTAACAGAGAGGTGGTTCAGTGAAACCAATACCCTCCACCTACCTTGTTGTGAAATCGGTGCAACTCCTGTAGACTGGACAATGATCACTGGCTTAAGGTTTGAAGGTCATCGCATAAAGTTCAGTTCCAAATTCACTATAGAAAGAGCGCTGGACCTTCTTGGAAAACCTGAAGCTAAGAGGGATGGTAAGATCAACCTGAAATCCATTAAACCTGAGCCGGAAGAGATCAGAGATGAGCCAGCAACTTATGATGAAAAGAAAAAGATTTTTCGCCGCTTGTTCCTTTATGTTGTAGGTAGTTGTTTTTTTAACAACAATCGTTCAGTGATTAGTCATCACTTCGTGAAGTTTCTAATAAGAATACATGAAGTGGGATCTTATGATTGGGGGTCAATTACATTTGCAACCTTCCTTGCTGGAATGCGAAGAAAGGTCACTGGAGAAATAGGAGCTCTTACAGGGTTCTGGCAGTTTCTTCCG TTCTGGGCCTTCGAATATTTGGATGTAAGTCGTCCGGAGCATCATGATGCGGATGTCTTTCCGAGGGCAAGGCGATGGATATGTCCAAAAGGTTCTACTAATAACGAGTCAACCCAGTTTCTCGCTAACCGctgtaaattaaattttgttgagGAATCCCAG GTGACCTGGCAGCCTTACTTGAGCAGTGCAATATATGGGTCTGATGTCCTGATGTACTCACTTTTTCTTTCAAAGAGGAGGGTTCCGTTTCAGGGAATTGGCACCTGGGAGTACTATCTCGGGGAGAGATGTCGGCGGCAGTTGGGATTCCGTTGTCAAGTTCCCAATGATCCTCCGCAGATGATGCATGGACCTAAGGATCGCCCAGAGGATGTCCGAGCTGTTACTCTCGTCAAAGTGGGTCTAGATTATGCTTCGTGGTTTGCGAATAATTCAATTGGAAATATCCTTAATGTGACCCGAAGTCTTGGTGGGCCTGAAATTGCGGGAAAGGTCATAGACCAGTGGCTG GCCAAGCACCAACCGAACCTGATCCTTGTTGAGCAATCTCAGTACGAGAAAATAAAAGAGGATCGCAATGCTCTTGAAGAGGAGTGCGCCAAGCTTCGAGAGGAATTG TCTCGAGCTAGAGGGAAATCTACCGATGTTTAG